A window of Verrucomicrobiota bacterium contains these coding sequences:
- a CDS encoding DUF2780 domain-containing protein has protein sequence MHELIGQLMKETGLGQEQAEGGLGAILNLIKTKASQQDFGKLQDLLGGDAVAGFLKKAPSDGGAMGKLGGLLGGLGGGKGLGNLAMLAGLFKQLQIDPGVIPQFGSILGKFLEDKGAGHLTAILESLSKK, from the coding sequence ATGCACGAATTGATCGGTCAACTCATGAAGGAAACAGGCCTCGGCCAAGAGCAGGCCGAAGGGGGCCTGGGAGCCATTTTGAACCTCATCAAGACGAAAGCCTCGCAACAGGATTTTGGGAAGTTGCAGGATCTTTTGGGCGGAGACGCGGTGGCCGGTTTTTTGAAGAAGGCTCCCAGCGATGGCGGGGCCATGGGGAAACTGGGTGGTCTCCTGGGCGGGTTGGGAGGGGGAAAAGGTCTCGGGAATCTGGCCATGCTGGCCGGACTCTTCAAACAGCTTCAGATCGACCCCGGAGTCATTCCCCAGTTTGGCTCCATCCTGGGAAAGTTCTTGGAAGACAAGGGCGCCGGTCATCTGACAGCGATTCTGGAATCGCTCAGCAAAAAATGA